CCAGGAGGTCCTCGATGGCGTCCGCGAGGTGCTCGTCCCCGATGTGATGGTCGCCGCGTTCCACGCGTAGCTGGTGGGCGCGCATCAGGACGTCCGCGGCGCGGTGGCCCTCCGGCGTCTCGAACTTGTAGCACGCGAGTTCCACCTTCATGCCGTTCGGGTCCTGCAGGTAGATGGAATTCATGAAGCCGCGGTCACGCTCGATGAAGTCGATGCCGCGCTCCCGCAGCCGCGCGGGCACCTGCGTGAAGGTGGCGCGCGAGACGTTGAACGCCAGGTGCTCCATGCTGCCGACCTCACGCGGGGCAGGGCGACGGGCGTCCACGCGCTCCTCGTTCGTGAACACGGTCAGCAGCCGGCCGTCGCCGGGATCGAAGTACAGATGGCTCTCGTCGGCCTTGCCGAGGTTGGGCTGCTCAAAGATGAACGGCATGCCGAGCACGCCCTCCCAGAAGTCGAGGGCGCTCTGGCGGGTCGAGCCGACGATCGTGATGTGATGGACACCCTGCACCTGAATCTTTCGCACGCGGACACCTCTGCGCCGATGTTAAACGTTCTGCGCGGATCTCTCCTGCGGTCCGGTCACACCGTCCGGCGGAAGCTGATAGCCCGCTGCCAGCTCCCGGTACGCCTGCACCTGCCCGGCCTGCCACGCCGCGCCCTGCCCGAGTTCCTCCGCCAGGATCGCGGCGACGCGCGGCGCGGCCTCGGCGCTCGCGCGGGCGTTCAGCAGCAGGGCACGCAGCCGGCGGGAGAGCACGTCCTCGACCGTCCGGGCCTGCTCGGCCTGCGCGGCCCAGCGCACCTCCGCCTCGGTGTAGGGCAGCTCCGGGTGCAGGAGGGTGTCGGCGCCCGGCAGGGCCTGCACCCACTCGGCGTCCGTGCCGTAGACCTTCCAGTGGTCCGGCAGGGCCGCGGTGGTCGCGCCGTGCAGGGCCAGGCCCTCGGTCACGCTCAGGCGGGCGGGCAGGCCCGCCAGGGCGGCGGCGCGGTTCACGGTGTCCTCGCCCATGCGGCGGTACGTCGTCCACTTGCCGCCGGTCAGGGTGATCAGGCCGCCGTCCGAGATGCGGATCACGTGGTCGCGCGAGATCGCCTTGGTGTCGGTGCCCTCGGCGGCCTTCACCAGGGGGCGCAGGCCCGCGTACACGCTGCGGACGTCGGCGCGGGTGGGCGCGGGCTCCAGATACTGCGCGGCGGTGCGCAGGATGAACTCGATTTCCTCGTCCAGCGCGCGGGGCTCCGCGCTCACGGAGGGCACGGGGGTGTCGGTGGTGCCGATCACCACGTGGTCGTGCCACGGCACGGCGAACAGCACGCGGCCGTCGTCGGTGCGCGGCACCATGACCGCGCTGTCGCCCGGCAGGAAGGCGCGGTCGACCACCACGTGCACGCCCTGGCTGGGCGACAGCATGGGCTTGGCCGCCGGGTCGTCCATGCGGCGCACGTCGTCCACGAACACGCCGGTGGCGTTCACGACCACCTTCGCGCGCACGGCGTGCTCCGCGCCGGTCTCGTCGTCGCGGAAGCGGGCACCGACGACCTTCTTGCCCTCCTTGATCAGGCCCACGACGGGCGCGTGGTTCACGGCGACGCCGCCGAAGTTCTCCAGCGTCCTGAGGAGGGTCACGGCGAGCCGCGCGTCGTCGAACTGGCCGTCGAAATACAGGATGCCGCCCTTGAGGTCCTGCGTCCTGAGGGTGGGCGTGCGCTCCAGCGCCTGCCCGCGCGTGACGTAGCGGCTGGGTTTCAGGTTGAGCTTGCCGGCGAGCAGGTCGTAGACCTTCAGGCCGATGCCGTAGAAGGGCGCAGCCCACCACTTGTACGCGGCGATCACGAAGCCCAGGTCGCGCACGAGGTGCGGGGCGTTCTTCTTCAGCAGGCCGCGCTCATGCAGCGCCTCGCGCAC
This sequence is a window from Deinococcus metalli. Protein-coding genes within it:
- a CDS encoding glycerol-3-phosphate dehydrogenase/oxidase; amino-acid sequence: MTRVEILTAATTPDVWDVLVIGGGASGLGTAVEAATRGYSTLLLEAHDYAKGTSSRSTKLVHGGVRYLAQGNVSLVREALHERGLLKKNAPHLVRDLGFVIAAYKWWAAPFYGIGLKVYDLLAGKLNLKPSRYVTRGQALERTPTLRTQDLKGGILYFDGQFDDARLAVTLLRTLENFGGVAVNHAPVVGLIKEGKKVVGARFRDDETGAEHAVRAKVVVNATGVFVDDVRRMDDPAAKPMLSPSQGVHVVVDRAFLPGDSAVMVPRTDDGRVLFAVPWHDHVVIGTTDTPVPSVSAEPRALDEEIEFILRTAAQYLEPAPTRADVRSVYAGLRPLVKAAEGTDTKAISRDHVIRISDGGLITLTGGKWTTYRRMGEDTVNRAAALAGLPARLSVTEGLALHGATTAALPDHWKVYGTDAEWVQALPGADTLLHPELPYTEAEVRWAAQAEQARTVEDVLSRRLRALLLNARASAEAAPRVAAILAEELGQGAAWQAGQVQAYRELAAGYQLPPDGVTGPQERSAQNV
- a CDS encoding VOC family protein, which gives rise to MRKIQVQGVHHITIVGSTRQSALDFWEGVLGMPFIFEQPNLGKADESHLYFDPGDGRLLTVFTNEERVDARRPAPREVGSMEHLAFNVSRATFTQVPARLRERGIDFIERDRGFMNSIYLQDPNGMKVELACYKFETPEGHRAADVLMRAHQLRVERGDHHIGDEHLADAIEDLLAERERLEH